The Alnus glutinosa chromosome 7, dhAlnGlut1.1, whole genome shotgun sequence genome includes a region encoding these proteins:
- the LOC133872988 gene encoding zinc finger protein ZAT5-like yields MMKSQEEVMGCKDLTQIIKGKRTKRQRLPSPLRLAMASSSSSDGGEASATTSAEFIESREEEEDMANCLILLARGGHGRKASEPVASASNKAAGLYAYECKTCNRCFPSFQALGGHRASHKKPKANTEEKIKAVAFVDDQEQVLDQFNNTSTSTSTTLSLQIANRVIYSSNNKSKVHECSICGAEFSSGQALGGHMRRHRTFVSTTTTSADHQSQEAKKQRNILQLDLNLPAPEDDHHHRESKFPFVSKEQVLVFSASPLVDCHY; encoded by the coding sequence ATGATGAAATCCCAAGAAGAAGTTATGGGGTGTAAGGATCTCACACAAATAATCAAAGGCAAACGCACGAAGCGTCAAAGGCTACCGTCGCCGCTCCGGCTAGCCATGGCTTCCAGCTCATCTAGTGATGGCGGAGAGGCGTCAGCAACCACCTCAGCCGAATTCATAGAGAGCAGGGAAGAAGAGGAGGACATGGCCAACTGTTTGATTCTCTTGGCTCGAGGCGGCCACGGCCGGAAAGCCTCCGAGCCGGTGGCTTCAGCCAGTAATAAGGCGGCAGGGTTATACGCGTACGAGTGCAAGACGTGTAACCGGTGCTTCCCTTCGTTCCAAGCGCTCGGCGGGCACAGAGCTAGTCACAAGAAACCCAAGGCTAATACGGAAGAGAAGATCAAAGCGGTGGCGTTTGTTGATGATCAAGAACAGGTTCTTGATCAGTttaacaacacaagcacaagcacaagcacaaccCTTTCTTTGCAAATAGCAAATAGGGTTATTTACAGTAGTAATAACAAATCCAAGGTTCATGAGTGTTCGATATGTGGCGCTGAATTCTCGTCCGGCCAAGCCTTGGGGGGGCATATGAGGCGGCACAGAACGTTTGTGAGCACTACTACTACTTCTGCCGATCATCAGTCCCAAGAAGCtaagaaacaaagaaatatTCTGCAGTTGGACCTGAATCTTCCAGCCCCAGAAGATGATCATCATCACCGAGAATCCAAATTTCCCTTCGTCTCTAAAGAACAAGTCCTCGTCTTCTCGGCCTCTCCTTTGGTGGATTGCCATTACTag
- the LOC133872773 gene encoding aquaporin TIP1-1, with amino-acid sequence MPFRNIAVGRPEEAIHPDALKSALAEFISTLIFVFAGEGSGMAFNKLTHDGSTTPSGLVAAALAHAFGLFVAVSISANISGGHVNPAVTFGAFIGGNITLLRGILYWIAQLLGSTVACLLLKFATNGLTTSAFALSSGVGVWNALVLEIVMTFGLVYTVYATAIDPKRGSVGAIAPIAIGFIVGANILAGGAFDGASMNPAVSFGPALVSWTWRNHWVYWAGPLIGGGIAGLVYEFFFISNTHEQLPSTDY; translated from the exons ATGCCGTTCAGGAATATTGCCGTCGGAAGGCCGGAGGAGGCGATCCACCCTGACGCCCTGAAGTCGGCGTTGGCGGAGTTCATATCGACTCTCATATTCGTGTTTGCCGGGGAGGGCTCCGGCATGGCCTTCAACAAGCTCACCCACGACGGCTCCACAACCCCTTCTGGGCTCGTGGCGGCTGCCCTGGCACACGCTTTCGGTCTTTTCGTCGCCGTATCCATCTCCGCCAACATCTCCGGCGGCCACGTCAACCCAGCTGTCACCTTCGGCGCCTTCATCGGTGGTAACATCACCCTCCTCCGTGGCATCCTCTACTGGATCGCCCAGCTCCTTGGATCCACCGTTGCTTGCTTGCTTCTTAAGTTCGCCACCAACGGCCTG ACCACCAGTGCTTTCGCTCTGTCCTCGGGAGTGGGCGTCTGGAACGCCTTGGTTTTGGAGATCGTGATGACCTTCGGCTTAGTTTACACAGTCTACGCGACGGCCATTGATCCAAAGAGGGGCAGTGTGGGAGCAATAGCCCCCATCGCCATCGGTTTCATAGTGGGTGCGAATATTTTGGCGGGTGGCGCGTTCGACGGCGCTTCAATGAACCCGGCGGTGTCGTTTGGGCCCGCCCTGGTGAGCTGGACCTGGAGGAACCACTGGGTCTACTGGGCTGGGCCTCTGATCGGCGGTGGGATCGCCGGTCTCGTGTACGAGTTCTTCTTCATCAGCAACACTCACGAGCAGCTGCCCTCCACAGACTACTGA